Genomic window (Dyadobacter fanqingshengii):
AGAGCATCATTTTTCAGGAATGTTTGCGCATTCACCGTTGCAACCGTTGCGCCGCCTTGTCCTTCCAAAACTTCGGTTTCAGTAACGGCAAGGATTTCAACGCCGGGCTGCGTGGTTAACTTTTGGCTTCCTTTAATATAGCTTTCTGCAATGCCGACATGAAGCATATGCGCCGGAGCGATTTTTACAATTTCTTCTTGCAAGGCATTCTCGAAAGTGTCCAAGGCAGGGCTTTCAATGGCAATGACAATGCCGGGATTTGTGCAAAATTGACCTACGCCTAATGTTAGCGAGCCAGCATATTGTTTTGCCAATTCAGCAGCAGATGCTTCCAATTTTTTTGGTAATAAAAACACAGGATTAACACTGCCCATTTCAGCAAAAACCGGAATTGGATTTGGTCTTTTTCCCGCAATCTCAGCCAATGCAGTTCCAGCATGGTAAGAACCGGTAAAACCAACGGCCTTAATGATCGGATGGCTTACCAAAAATTGCGACTCCTCATTGGTTTCGAAATAAACGTGTGAAAAAGTGCCTTCCGGAAAACCGCTTTTGCTAACCCCGCGACTGATGGCATCGGCCATGATCTGCGAAGTTTCGGGATGGCCGGGATGTGCTTTTACCACAACCGGGCAGCCTGCCGCAATGGCGCTGGCTGTGTCGCCGCCTGCTGTTGAGAATGCGAATGGGAAATTGCTTGCGCCGAAAACGGCAACGGGTCCTAATGCAATGCTTGTTTTGCGAATATCCGGCTTAGGAGGCGTCCTTTCGGCATTTGCTGTGTCGATGCTGGCATCCAGCGGAGCGCCTTTTTCCAATGCTTCTGCATAGCTTCTCCATTGGAAAATCGTCCGTGCTTTTTCGCCGGTTAAGCGTGCTTCGGGCAAGTTGGATTCTG
Coding sequences:
- a CDS encoding aldehyde dehydrogenase (NADP(+)), which produces MTTSKEQLEAILQKSLEAFVIMKKYSIQKRVALMRTIADEIEAIGPELIATAKAESNLPEARLTGEKARTIFQWRSYAEALEKGAPLDASIDTANAERTPPKPDIRKTSIALGPVAVFGASNFPFAFSTAGGDTASAIAAGCPVVVKAHPGHPETSQIMADAISRGVSKSGFPEGTFSHVYFETNEESQFLVSHPIIKAVGFTGSYHAGTALAEIAGKRPNPIPVFAEMGSVNPVFLLPKKLEASAAELAKQYAGSLTLGVGQFCTNPGIVIAIESPALDTFENALQEEIVKIAPAHMLHVGIAESYIKGSQKLTTQPGVEILAVTETEVLEGQGGATVATVNAQTFLKNDALQEEVFGPFALIIKCESIDEVISVGGKLHGQLTATLLASNEDLAENEELIGLVTDKCGRILFNNFPTGVEVCKSMHHGGPFPSSSNSQFTSVGSDAIKRFVRPMSFQNWPDEFLPEELKNANPLGIWRTVNNELTKEAL